The sequence CGGGGACACAACAGCTGCTGAAGAATAATGAGTCTTTACGGTAAGAATCAAACAGGCGCGCAACAGAGAAAGATTTCTGTTGCGCGCCTGTTTATTTGGTTTTTTTACGGTACTACTTTTTAATAATCATACCATAGTGCTTCGTGGGCGGCTGAATCATTAAGCCGGGCATCAATATCCAGATCGAAGAACGCGGCTGCCGGCGCAAGAATTTCCGGATTGTCGGCCTGCACTTTTTTTAACGCAGAAAGCGCAAGATCAAATCCTTTTTTGGTCACTTTCCCCAAGGGTGCCCGGCAGGGACCGCACGGCATGCCAAGGATCTGCATCATGGTTTTAAGGGGCAATGGGTTTCTAGCTCGGCACGTGACAGGCCCGTACTTGCTTTCCTCTTCAGTGGTGATGACCACAAGATCCAGCAAGGGAGACAACGCGGTCTGGAGGGTTAAGGCCTCTTTGGTTTTACCCTGATTAAGCAGTTCAACCATTTTGGTCATGGATGCCGGTGCAATATTTGACATAACTGAAATGGAACCGCAGGCCCGGATCTGTTCATCTGCCATGACTTGGCAGACCAGAGCATCGTCCCCGGAAAAGATATTGAAACCGTCCCCGCAAAGTTTTCTGGTCAGCTTCATGTTGTCTATATTTCCGGTGGCTTCCTTGACACTGGTTACATTGGCGCAGTTGTCCGCAAGTATGGCAAGATCCTGGGGCAGCATTTGTGCACCGGTACGTCCCGGAATAATATAAGGAATGATATTCAGGCCCGGGGTTTCCCTTGCCACTACCTCGTAATATTCCCGCCGGATTTCAAGGGAGGACGGCCCGTTGTAATAGGGATCCACCAGGAGGACACCGTCCACGCCCTGTTCTGCGGCATGGGATGTGCCGGTTATCGCTTCAGCCGTGTTGTTTGAGCCGGTGCCGGCGATGCACTTGCATTTGCCCCTGGTCTGTTTGGCAATCAAATCAATAACCAGATTATGTTCTTCCCATTTAAATGTAGGGCTCTCACCGGTGGTGCCGGTGGCAAGAATTCCGGTAATCCGGTTTTCAATCTGGAAATCAATGAGCCCGGACATGCCGTCCCGGTCCAGATCTCCTGCCGGGGTGAACGGGGTGATAAGTGCTGTGTAGCATCCTTGTTCCATAACTTACAAACTCCTGATGGTTATTTGCGCTGCATGCGCGGATAAAACAATTTGCCCAAAAAACGTTGTGTCAACTCTTTACTGGGCAGGCACTTTAAGTTTCCCCGAAAGAGCTTGACACCCGAACGAAAATATTTATTATATAAAAATTTTGTTTAAACACAATGATAAAGTCATAAAATAGCCAAAGGAGACATAAATGGCTGATTCCCAAAGCCGGAACCCCAACCTGCCCAAAAATGCAGATGAGCAGATCGCACGGCTCAGGCAAGCCCTGGTCCAAAATGCCGAATGCGGCACAACCCACTATAACCTGGCTGTTGCGCTGATTGGAAAACAGGAGTTTGTTGAAGCGGAAAAAGAACTTCATGATGCCATTGACTGCAGCCCCACCATGGCAGAGGCCTATGTCCAGCTTGGGGGACTTTGCCTTCAGCGGGGGGATATTGAGGGCTGTTACCGGTTCAATCAGCGGGCCACCAAGGCCCGGGCCGGCTTTGCCGAAGGCTATGCAAATATGGGTTTTGTTCTGTTGCAGCTGGTGGACGGTAAAAATGCCAAGGAAGATGAGGAAAAAGTGGACAAGGCCATTAAAAATTTAAAGAAAGCTATTATCCACAATAAGAATTTCGTTCAGGCCTATACCACTCTGGGGACGGCTTACTTCATGAAAGGATTGGTGGAAGAGGGGGTCAAAGCCAATCTCCAGGCCCTGGCAGTGCAGCCTCAATTCCCCATTGCCCATAACAATCTGGCCGTGGCCTACCTTGAACTTAAAGATTACAAAAAAGCCATCGAGCATTGTGATATCGCCGTGGAGTTAGGTTTTGACGTCAATCCGGCATTGCTGGAAGAACTTGCCCCACACCGGGACGCATAATCACACCTGTGATGACAGGTTTTTATTGACATGCGGACATATAAATTCTATATCAGCTATGTTATTTTGCTTATAATGTCTGATTTAAAGCGTTTATTTTTCACTAACGTTTTGAAATGATAGGGAAAAAATATTGATGGAAAGTTGGAAAACTCTTTTCATTGTTGCATGTAAATCAACTTTTAACGGAGGTAAGTAAATGGCTAAGCATGAAACTCCTTTCTTGGACGAGCTGGAAAACGGCCCGTGGCCTAGCTTTGTTTCTGACCTGAAACAGCAAGCAGAAGTCAGAGCCAAAAACGAAAAAGGCGTTGAATTCCAGATCCCCCAGGATTGTGTAGACGACCTTCTTGGTGTTGTAGAACTTTCTTACAAACATGGCCGGACCCACTGGAAACACGGCGGCATCGTTGGTGTATTTGGTTACGGCGGCGGCGTTATCGGTCGTTACTGCGACCAGCCCAAACTGTTTCCCGGTGTTGAGCATTTCCACACCATGCGTGTAAACCAGCCCTGCGGTAAATACTACAGCACTGAATATCTTAGACAACTGACTGATCTGTGGGACTTCAGGGGTTCCGGCGTAACCAATATGCATGGCGCCACCGGCGATATCATTCTGCTGGGTACCACCACTCCCCAGTTGGAAGAAGTGTTCTGGACACTGACCCATGACTTCAACCAGGATCTGGGCGGTTCCGGCTCCAACCTGAGAACACCTGCTGACTGTCTTGGTACGTCCAGATGCGAATATTCCTGCTATGATACCGCCGCACTTTGTCATTTCCTGACCAACGAATATCAGGATGAGCTGCATCGTCCGGCATTCCCGTACAAGTTTAAGTTTAAATTTGACGGCTGCCCCAACTGCTGTGTTGCTTCCATCGCACGTTCCGATATGTCCTTTATCGGTACCTGGAAAGACAACATCCGCATTGATCAGGACGCAGTTAATAAATATGTTGAAAAAGATCCTGCATATCCTGCAAATGCCGGTGCTCATAAAGGTAAAGACTGGGGTCCCTTTGATATTGAAAAAGAAGTTCTTGACCTTTGCCCCACACACTGCATGAAGTATGAAAACAAAACTCTGACCATCAATGATGAACACTGCACCCGCTGCATGCACTGTATCAATGTTATGCCCAGAGCCCTGAAGATTGGTAAAGAAACTGGTCTGTCCATTCTTGTTGGTGCCAAGGCTCCGATCCTTGATGGTGCCCAGATGGGTTCCCTGCTGGTTCCCTTTGTTGAAGTCAATGCCGACAATGATTACGAAGAAATTACAGAAGTCATTGAAAACGTATGGGATTGGTGGATGGAAGAGGGCAAGAACCGTGAACGTCTTGGTGAGCTGATCATGCGCCAGGGTTTCCAGAAACTTCTGGAAGTAACCGGCATCGAAGCTCAGCCCCAGCATGTTGCCTATCCGAGAACCAACCCCTACATCTTCTGGAAAGAAGACGAAGTAGAGGGTGGCTGGGAACGTGACGTTGACGAATACAGAAAACATCACTTAAGATAAAAAGGGAGATATATAATGGCATTTATTTCTACAGGGTATAATCCCCAGAAACCGATGGAAAACAGAATCACCGACATCGGTCCTAGAGACTATAACGAATTTTATCCTCCTGTTATCGCAAACAATAATGGCAAATGGGATCATCATGAAATCCTGGAACCCGGCGTGCTGGTTCATGTTGCTGATTCCGGAGATGAAGTATACACCGTAAGGGTTGGCGGTTGCCGCCTGATGTCCACCTCGCACATCAATGAAATCTGTGACATTGCAGACAAACATTGTGACGGGTATGTTCGTTTCACCACCCGTAACAACATTGAATTCATGGTTGACTCCAAAGACAAAGTAGAACCGTTGAAAAACGATCTGGCTTCCAGAAAGTTCCCCGGTGGTTCCATAAATTCCCCATCGGCGGCACCGGTGCCGGCGTAACCAACATCGTTCACACCCAGGGCTGGATTCACTGCCATACCCCTGCTACTGATGCTTCCGGTACCGTAAAGGTTACCATGGATGCGCTGTTTGATGATTTCCAGCAGATGAAACTGCCGGCTCAGCTTCGTGTTTCCATGGCTTGCTGCCTGAACATGTGCGGCGCGGTTCACTGCTCTGATATCGCCATCCTCGGCTATCATAGAAAACCGCCAATGCTTGACCATGAATACCTAGATAAGGTTTGCGAAATTCCGCTGGCCGTAGCTGCCTGCCCCACCGCAGCTATCAAACCCTCAAAAGTGACCCTGGCCAACGGTACTGAAGTAAAATCAGTTGAGGTTAAAAACGAACGCTGCATGTACTGTGGTAACTGTTACACCATGTGCCCCTCCATGCCGCTTGCCGACACCGAAGGTGACGGTATCGTTCTCATGGCTGGTGGTAAAGTGTCCAACCGTATTTCCGATCCCAAGTTCTCCAAGGTTGTTGTGGCCTTCCTGCCCAACGAAATGCCCCGCTGGCCGTCCATGACCGACGCTATTAAAAAGATGGTTAACGCCTATTCAAACGGTGCTAACAAATACGAACGTCTGGGTGACTGGGCTGAGAGAATTGGATGGGAAAAATTCTTTGAAGCTTGTGAGCTTGACTTCACGCATCATCTGATTGACGACTTCCGTCAGCAGGCTTACATGAGCTGGCGTCAGTCCACTCAGTTTAAATTCTAGTTCAAAGATACGAACTTGAATTTAATCGCTATTTAATATGGGTTGAACCGGAGCACATTGTGTTCTCCGGTTCATCCCTTTCAACAAAAGGAGTCTTATAACATGAGCGAACTTCTCGACGATAAAGAAGCGGCTACCAAAGCGGTTGTTGACTGGCTTGAAAAAAAGTCCAAAACAAAAACCAAATTCTACATCAAAGATTTTTACAAAATTTTCCCTGATGACAAACCCAGAATGATCAAAAAGGTTGTCAACAAAATGGTTGAAGACGAAATTCTTGAATTTTGGTCTTCCGGATCTACCACCATGTATGGTCTCAAAGGTGCCGGCATTCAGCACGCTTCCGAGGGCGAAGAATAAAAAGATTGCAGCTTAATTCATGATTGTCAGTAGGGAAAAAGTCCCTGGAGTTGTCATTGCCGGACTCAGGGGTGGTTCAGGCAAGACAATAATATCCCTCGGGATAACTGCCGCATGGAGAGCCCGGAATATAACAGTGGCCCCCTTTAAAAAGGGCCCTGACTATATTGACGCCGGCTGGCTTTCACGGGCAGCCGGTCGCCCCTGCTATAATCTTGATACCTATCTGTGCGCCCAGTCGGCCGTACAAGCCTCCTATCTTACCCATTCGCAAACTTGTGATGTTGCCTTGATCGAAGGCAACCGCGGCCTTTTCGACGGCATAGACATTGAGGGGACCACCTCCACAAGCGAACTTGCCAAATTACTGGATCTGCCGGTGGTACTGGTGCTGGACTGCACGAAATCCACCCGGACCATGGCGGCTGTGCTCATGGGCTGCATGCAGTTTGATCCTGATGTCAATATTTGCGGCGTTATCCTCAACCGTCTGGCAGGAAAGCGCCATGAGGGAAAAATTCGGGCAAATATTGAACGGTTTTGCAATATTCCGGTTCTTGGGGCTATACCAAAGCTTAAGCAGGAAGATTTTCCTGAGCGTCATATGGGGCTTGTCACTTCCGAAGAACACGGAGAACGCGACGCATCTTTGATCCGGGCCAGGCAGGTGGCTCAGGACAATATTGATATTGATGAATTGTTCCGGTTGGTTACTTCGTTTAAAGGGCAGGGCATGCCGGTTGTAGACAACGCCCGGCAGGATGCTGTTCCGCAAATTTATACGACGGAAAACCAAAATCCGGGAACAAATAACTCCGTTGTTACCATTGGTGTTGTCCGGGATTCGGCATTTCAGTTTTATTATCCGGATAATATTGAGGCCTTGGAAAATCTGGGTGCCAAGATTGAATTCATCAGTCCTTTATCCCAATCCGACATTCCTGATGTTGATGCCATCTACATGGGCGGCGGTTTTCCTGAAACCCATGCTACCCAGCTGGCTGCCAATCAGGCGTTCAAGGATAATTTAAAGGCCCTGTCACGCAAAGGCCTGCCCATTTACGCTGAATGCGGCGGCTTGATATTCCTTGGTGAGAGCATCTGCCTTGATGGTGTGGTGTATCCCATGACCGGGATTCTACCCTTACGGTTTGGGCTTTCCAAGCGGCCCCAGGGCCATGGATACACTGAGGTTGAGGTGGTCAATGAAAATCCTTTTTATGCCATCGGAGACGTGCTGCGCGGTCATGAATTCAGGTACTCCAAGGTGATTTCCATTGATTATGAGAATACTGCCATGGCATTTAAAATGACCCGGGGCAAGGGTATTCTTGAAAAAAAGGACGGATTTTTTAAAGACAACACCTTTGGCACCTATACACACATCCATGCCCTTGGTACCACCACCTCCTGCTGGGCCCCCTCTCTGATTGCCAAAGCCAGACGCTTTAAAGCCTTACGCGAATAACAATGGCCCTTCATCCATTCAATTACACCGGCATATGAAACTAAATCGTATTCAAATTAAAATTTTTGAAAAGCTCAGCAAAGAAAAGGGCATCGACCCCGACGATTATATAAATCAGTATTCTATGGAATTCATCAATATGCAACGGGATAGAATCGAAGATCTTAGCGAAGAAGAAGGGGACAATTGGATTCATCGGGCGTATCTTTTATCCCTGTAATCACACAGGGCACGGGCTCTAAATAATCTGTCGATTCTGATATATCCAGGAACGCGGGCGTCCCGCCCGCGTTCCTGGTATAAGTTATTTCAGACTCATTCCTTAACACAATCAACTCCTTCGCCGATGAAGGGGAAACCCTTATTGCGCTATCCTGAAAACTGCGATATTAGATTTTTGTGCTGACTATAGTGGGCCGACCGTTGACACCTCTCAGTGTTGCCGGTGTTGCCCGGCGTACCACCCGCAGAACGATCCGCCGTACAGCCACATATGTGGCGGTTCTTCCTGGAGGATGTTCCACTGTCGTTATCAACGGGGTCACCCTGCACCAGTGCGGCGGTGTATACTACCAGGCACATGGGAGTCAATATGTTGTGGTAAACGTCAATTAAGTGTTGTCTCTAAAATGGCTGGATATTTCAGGTGGAATCCGGTTATCGTATATTAATAATATGCTGCCGATTTCTTTTTGGGGGCTTGATTCTATTGTCGGCTATTTTTTGTAGGGGCAATCCCCCTGTGGTTGCCCTCGTTAGGGCAGGCACGGTGGCCTGCCCCTACAGCGGCCGACGTTAGAACCAAGCCCGAAAATTGAAAATGTCCCATGTTGTGAAAAATTTGTGGTCAAAACCCGGTGATTGAGATAAAACTGACAGAGTAAATGCTTGAAATGAGCCAAATTGAGAAAAAAATTCACCTGCGACAAAAAAACGATTGCCTATCATTAATAGTAAGTTATCTCATAGAAAAAATTATAAAGTGAAATATATCGTCCATAAATTTTTTATAATTTTATTGTTGTTGACGGGGGCTGATTTTCTTCTCTGCGGCACCTGCACCGGCGAGGATGGGGAAAACATAAAGTCCTTTCGCATAGGGTTTTCACGGTCTCTTTTTACGAATGTCAACGAAAACGATGCAAAGGCTTCCATTAGAGCATGGGCAAAAGCCATAGCCGATGAATATAATATAGATGCTGATCCATCGGCACGGATATTTACGAATTTTCAGGATATACGTCAGGCATTGATCGATAGGCAGATAGATTCCATCGCACTTCAGTTTGAAGAATACCTTGATATATCCGGCAATTTTGAAACTGAGCACTGGTTCCTAACACGCACGTCGGGCAAACTTTACGAAGAGTATGTGCTCTTGGCACCTGTAAACGGAAAGATAAAATATTTCGAGGACTTGAAAGGAAATAATCTTATTCTTCACAATTCATTCCGAACCTCCTTGGCCGTATACTGGCTTAAATCCATACTAAAGGGAAGGGATATTCGCTACAATGATTTGGAAACCAACGTGGAGATCACCAAAGTTGGAAACATATCAAAGGCTGTTCTATCTGTTTTTTTTGGCAAGGTTGACGCCTGTATTGTGACAAATTCCGGATTCAATACCATGGTAGAGCTGAATCCTCAAATTGGTCGAAAATTACATGTTATTATGAAGTCCCCTTCCTTGATTCCAGCCATATTCTGCTTTCGGAAAAATTTTGATTCTCCTCAAAAAGAAAAAATTTTGACGGCATTTCGAGAGCTTCATACGACCATTGCAGGCCAACAAGTGTTGACTATTTTCCAGGCTGAGGCCCTTGTGGAAGTAAAAGAAACAGACCTTTTAACCACAAAGAATTTTATATTGGAAGCACGAAAACTTCCATAACTTCAGTTGCTGAAGATCAACCGAAAGCTTTGGAACCCGATTTGTTGGTTTAGGGCCGGGTCTTAAATAACTTGCCTATTTTGCCATATCCGGGAGCGCGGGCGTCCCGCCCGCAGTAAAAAGATGCGGGGGGGACGCCCGCGCTCCCAGGTTAAATTCTTTCGGATTCGTTCCTTAATATCAATTACGAGCTGACAGGAGGTTTTGCGACAAAGCACAAAACTCCGGCCATGAGGAGGAGAATGCTGAAGACTGAAAAGGGAATCCAGTAGTTATGGAAAAGGTCAAAACAGATCGCCGCTGAGACGGGACCGGCTGCGTTGGCTGCTAACCGGAAAGGGCCGGCAATCCCCAGTACAGTTCCGGAAGATCTTCTGCCGTAAAATTCCGTCCAAAGTAAAAATATTAACGGCAGAACGCCGCCACGAATCGTTCCGTACACAACGGCAAAGATAAACATCCATACAGGTTCCTTGACGGCCCAAAAAACCAGATAGAAGATGATGCCAATGGAGATCAGAACCCCTCCCATTAGTTTTTTTACAGAGATTCGTTCAGCCAGAAAGCCGAATAAGACCCCGCCCAATGCGGCACAAACCGATAACACAGTGATGACCAGAACGGCCATGGTTGGCGGCAATCCCTGGTCCGTCATAAACGGGAACAGGTGAAAATTAGACCCGGCACCAACCAGATAAATCACACACATGATAAATACCAGTTGCCTGAATGCCGTGGTGCGCACAGCGGTTTTTCGGGTCCACACGGGTTCATTCTCTATGTTAAAGCGGGATGGCGGTTTTTCTTCACCCGGTTTTTCTGTCTCGGTCCCCAAATTTTCTTCCAGCACTCTGCCATCCGGCAGTAATCCAATGTCTTCCGGTCTTCGTTTCAGAAAAATAAGACTTGGCAGCGCCGAAAATGCAAATACAATAATTCCCAATACTGCCCAGGCTGTCCGCCAACCGTAGGAAAGAATAATATGCTGTACCAGCAACGGGAGAAAAGCGATTCCAATGCGGCTGCCCAGCTGAGAAATCCCCATCGCCCGACCCCGTTTTTCAATAAACCAGTTGGAGACACTAACCGTGACTACCAGTGCCAGCAGACCGGACGCAATCATCCGACCGGTTCCGAAAAACAGGTACAGTTGCCAGATTGAAGAGAGCTGTGAAAGTGCAATCAGACCCGCACTTAAAATGGTAATTCCCCAGAATGCCGCTTTTCGTGGGCCATAGCGATCCAGGTAGGGGCCAATTACGGGGGACAGGATTCCGCCGGCCAGGGAACCAACAGCGATGGAGCCGGTGATGATGGAACGATTCCATCCGAACTCTTCGGCCATGGGTTTGAGGAAGATTGACAGTACATTCTGGAATACACCGGCCTGTGTAAGGCCGATCAAAAAAGCCACGGCAACAATAGTCCAGCCGTAAAAAATCTTTTTCTGCTGCATGAAACCGTGCTCCTGCAATTTTTTAAAGCACCAGGATATAACAGAGAATAAGAAGATTATCAAGCGTCTTAAATATGACATAGCCAAGGGAGATTACGTTGGCTACACTCAGATTTAAATAAGCTGCATGCAATTGACACCTGGGTGGTTACCGGTTACAATGTGCGATATGATTAAGAACTTTAAACATAAAGGACTTAAGAAATTTTATCAGACTGGAAATCAACAAGGTATTAATCCGGGACATGCGAATCGATTGAGAATTATCCTTGCAAGATTGGATGCAAGCCAATATCCGGATGATATGGATTTGCCGGGATTAAGGCTTCACCCTTTAAAGGGGACTTTAAAAGGATTTTGGGCCGTTGATGTTTCCGGTAATTGGCGTGTCTTTTTTAGATTTGAAAATAATAATGCTGTTGATGTCGATTATGATGATTATCATTAGAGCCTGTTTAAAGATAGATGAATCGGCTGCATTCTCATGAGATTTCGCTCCGATCCTCTAATTTTTAAACAGGCTCTTAGGAAGGAGTAAAAATGGTTATGCACAATC comes from uncultured Desulfobacter sp. and encodes:
- a CDS encoding PhnD/SsuA/transferrin family substrate-binding protein; protein product: MTGADFLLCGTCTGEDGENIKSFRIGFSRSLFTNVNENDAKASIRAWAKAIADEYNIDADPSARIFTNFQDIRQALIDRQIDSIALQFEEYLDISGNFETEHWFLTRTSGKLYEEYVLLAPVNGKIKYFEDLKGNNLILHNSFRTSLAVYWLKSILKGRDIRYNDLETNVEITKVGNISKAVLSVFFGKVDACIVTNSGFNTMVELNPQIGRKLHVIMKSPSLIPAIFCFRKNFDSPQKEKILTAFRELHTTIAGQQVLTIFQAEALVEVKETDLLTTKNFILEARKLP
- the dsrA gene encoding dissimilatory-type sulfite reductase subunit alpha — its product is MAKHETPFLDELENGPWPSFVSDLKQQAEVRAKNEKGVEFQIPQDCVDDLLGVVELSYKHGRTHWKHGGIVGVFGYGGGVIGRYCDQPKLFPGVEHFHTMRVNQPCGKYYSTEYLRQLTDLWDFRGSGVTNMHGATGDIILLGTTTPQLEEVFWTLTHDFNQDLGGSGSNLRTPADCLGTSRCEYSCYDTAALCHFLTNEYQDELHRPAFPYKFKFKFDGCPNCCVASIARSDMSFIGTWKDNIRIDQDAVNKYVEKDPAYPANAGAHKGKDWGPFDIEKEVLDLCPTHCMKYENKTLTINDEHCTRCMHCINVMPRALKIGKETGLSILVGAKAPILDGAQMGSLLVPFVEVNADNDYEEITEVIENVWDWWMEEGKNRERLGELIMRQGFQKLLEVTGIEAQPQHVAYPRTNPYIFWKEDEVEGGWERDVDEYRKHHLR
- a CDS encoding type II toxin-antitoxin system RelE/ParE family toxin yields the protein MIKNFKHKGLKKFYQTGNQQGINPGHANRLRIILARLDASQYPDDMDLPGLRLHPLKGTLKGFWAVDVSGNWRVFFRFENNNAVDVDYDDYH
- a CDS encoding cobyrinate a,c-diamide synthase, translated to MIVSREKVPGVVIAGLRGGSGKTIISLGITAAWRARNITVAPFKKGPDYIDAGWLSRAAGRPCYNLDTYLCAQSAVQASYLTHSQTCDVALIEGNRGLFDGIDIEGTTSTSELAKLLDLPVVLVLDCTKSTRTMAAVLMGCMQFDPDVNICGVILNRLAGKRHEGKIRANIERFCNIPVLGAIPKLKQEDFPERHMGLVTSEEHGERDASLIRARQVAQDNIDIDELFRLVTSFKGQGMPVVDNARQDAVPQIYTTENQNPGTNNSVVTIGVVRDSAFQFYYPDNIEALENLGAKIEFISPLSQSDIPDVDAIYMGGGFPETHATQLAANQAFKDNLKALSRKGLPIYAECGGLIFLGESICLDGVVYPMTGILPLRFGLSKRPQGHGYTEVEVVNENPFYAIGDVLRGHEFRYSKVISIDYENTAMAFKMTRGKGILEKKDGFFKDNTFGTYTHIHALGTTTSCWAPSLIAKARRFKALRE
- a CDS encoding tetratricopeptide repeat protein produces the protein MADSQSRNPNLPKNADEQIARLRQALVQNAECGTTHYNLAVALIGKQEFVEAEKELHDAIDCSPTMAEAYVQLGGLCLQRGDIEGCYRFNQRATKARAGFAEGYANMGFVLLQLVDGKNAKEDEEKVDKAIKNLKKAIIHNKNFVQAYTTLGTAYFMKGLVEEGVKANLQALAVQPQFPIAHNNLAVAYLELKDYKKAIEHCDIAVELGFDVNPALLEELAPHRDA
- a CDS encoding MFS transporter yields the protein MQQKKIFYGWTIVAVAFLIGLTQAGVFQNVLSIFLKPMAEEFGWNRSIITGSIAVGSLAGGILSPVIGPYLDRYGPRKAAFWGITILSAGLIALSQLSSIWQLYLFFGTGRMIASGLLALVVTVSVSNWFIEKRGRAMGISQLGSRIGIAFLPLLVQHIILSYGWRTAWAVLGIIVFAFSALPSLIFLKRRPEDIGLLPDGRVLEENLGTETEKPGEEKPPSRFNIENEPVWTRKTAVRTTAFRQLVFIMCVIYLVGAGSNFHLFPFMTDQGLPPTMAVLVITVLSVCAALGGVLFGFLAERISVKKLMGGVLISIGIIFYLVFWAVKEPVWMFIFAVVYGTIRGGVLPLIFLLWTEFYGRRSSGTVLGIAGPFRLAANAAGPVSAAICFDLFHNYWIPFSVFSILLLMAGVLCFVAKPPVSS
- a CDS encoding dissimilatory sulfite reductase D family protein, whose protein sequence is MSELLDDKEAATKAVVDWLEKKSKTKTKFYIKDFYKIFPDDKPRMIKKVVNKMVEDEILEFWSSGSTTMYGLKGAGIQHASEGEE
- the dapA gene encoding 4-hydroxy-tetrahydrodipicolinate synthase; amino-acid sequence: MEQGCYTALITPFTPAGDLDRDGMSGLIDFQIENRITGILATGTTGESPTFKWEEHNLVIDLIAKQTRGKCKCIAGTGSNNTAEAITGTSHAAEQGVDGVLLVDPYYNGPSSLEIRREYYEVVARETPGLNIIPYIIPGRTGAQMLPQDLAILADNCANVTSVKEATGNIDNMKLTRKLCGDGFNIFSGDDALVCQVMADEQIRACGSISVMSNIAPASMTKMVELLNQGKTKEALTLQTALSPLLDLVVITTEEESKYGPVTCRARNPLPLKTMMQILGMPCGPCRAPLGKVTKKGFDLALSALKKVQADNPEILAPAAAFFDLDIDARLNDSAAHEALWYDY